One window of the Labilibaculum sp. genome contains the following:
- a CDS encoding S41 family peptidase, with product MIEIVYDNYKDLLALGLLNEMIELLRMLKTEIMKIKQYKLIFLLIGLMFFQSCNSQTKNGTDWEADLDYIYKELSQKHCNFFTVKSKKEFAEGIEKLKGKKLTGIDCALSLQQVAASFGDSHTRVNWGQFIDKKQMLPLYVYWFKDGIYILKTNEENKKILGNKLLSINQIPIQSIIDSISTLITVDNQALVKKAIPEIIPCVQVLRYFGIAKGDSVELELEDLTGKTLNYSLQTSAMNKSNRVVVISDSIPLCVQNRGLWFSDYYSDKDDVYYLQYNNCWSRELEIEFKGTKNAAEMLSFQEFEERIFTSLQKKPIGKIVFDLRYNGGGGSEQGTDFIKKLAEYSKQNSDLKLYVVLGRKTFSSAIINAMDFKKMTNAVFVGEETGGKPNHFGEVKRFKLPNSEVQVNYSTKYFKRAKEDLNTITPDVLIESSFIDYKNGIDPVYEWIRDQK from the coding sequence ATGATTGAAATTGTTTATGATAATTATAAAGATTTGTTAGCTTTGGGATTGTTAAATGAAATGATAGAGCTTTTAAGAATGTTGAAAACTGAAATAATGAAAATAAAACAATACAAACTAATTTTTTTATTGATAGGATTGATGTTTTTTCAATCTTGCAACTCACAAACCAAGAATGGGACTGATTGGGAGGCTGATTTGGATTACATCTACAAGGAATTATCCCAAAAACATTGTAATTTTTTCACTGTTAAAAGTAAAAAGGAGTTTGCTGAAGGAATTGAGAAATTAAAAGGGAAAAAGCTAACTGGTATCGATTGTGCCTTGAGTTTACAGCAAGTTGCAGCAAGTTTTGGTGATTCACACACAAGGGTAAATTGGGGACAGTTTATTGACAAAAAGCAAATGCTGCCATTGTATGTGTATTGGTTTAAGGATGGAATTTATATTTTAAAGACAAACGAAGAAAACAAAAAGATTTTAGGAAATAAGCTTCTTTCAATAAATCAGATTCCGATACAATCAATCATTGATAGTATAAGTACACTAATTACTGTTGACAATCAGGCATTGGTGAAGAAAGCAATTCCTGAGATTATTCCTTGTGTTCAGGTTCTTAGGTATTTTGGAATAGCCAAAGGAGATTCTGTTGAATTGGAATTGGAAGACTTGACAGGGAAAACGCTAAACTATTCCCTTCAAACTTCTGCGATGAATAAAAGTAACCGAGTGGTAGTAATATCTGATTCCATACCACTTTGCGTGCAAAATAGAGGATTGTGGTTCTCTGATTATTACTCAGATAAGGATGATGTTTATTATTTGCAGTACAATAATTGTTGGAGCCGGGAGTTGGAAATTGAATTCAAAGGAACTAAGAATGCTGCCGAGATGCTATCTTTTCAGGAATTTGAAGAGAGAATATTTACAAGCTTACAAAAGAAACCAATTGGAAAAATAGTTTTTGATTTAAGGTATAATGGAGGAGGTGGTTCTGAACAAGGAACCGACTTTATTAAAAAACTGGCAGAATACAGCAAACAGAATTCTGATTTAAAGCTATATGTTGTGTTGGGAAGAAAAACCTTTTCGTCGGCAATTATAAATGCGATGGATTTTAAAAAAATGACCAATGCGGTATTTGTTGGGGAAGAGACAGGAGGAAAACCAAATCATTTTGGAGAAGTAAAAAGGTTTAAATTACCAAACTCAGAGGTACAGGTAAATTATTCAACGAAGTATTTTAAAAGGGCTAAGGAAGATCTGAATACTATAACTCCTGATGTATTGATTGAATCTAGTTTTATAGATTATAAAAACGGAATTGATCCGGTATATGAATGGATTCGAGATCAGAAATGA
- a CDS encoding MutS-related protein yields the protein MIFNYKKKQAAQLKASFGKLKDESYNFELIEKYFRNNIHSESLQVLSDKTCTDLDFEELFMFLDRANSKPGQQYLYNKLREIPSDSKHLELDEELIYKLANDSDFRLEIQMELTKLDKREAYYISTLFQEVHLEQPKWFFVIRLLSFTSILSVLLLPFNSQLFFVLIGVFIINICFHLWNKKNLSTYSGSIPQLLSLKRVANNLFQHESLKKISPALNESIKIIDQLRNRMLIFKLESHIQGDMQVIFWSFMELIKILFLLEPLLLFGVLKCLDARREEIETVFSFVGRVDALISIASLREGEEAHCIPEICEENTRIIGDQIYHPLLIDCVVNHINVNDKSVLLTGSNMSGKTTFIRAIGINVITGLCINTCFAKSMVIPRTCIHSAIRISDDLMNDRSYYFEEVLTIKDMIDNAGKGTANLFLLDEIFKGTNTVERISAGKAVLSSLAKNENIVFVSTHDIELTDLLTDEYELYHFSEIVSDKSVDFDYKLKEGKLKNRNAIRILQINGYPDEVIQEAMSLAEELDRNKVLQS from the coding sequence ATGATATTCAATTATAAGAAAAAACAAGCCGCACAATTAAAAGCCTCCTTTGGGAAACTGAAAGATGAATCGTACAATTTTGAATTAATAGAGAAGTACTTTCGGAACAATATTCATTCTGAAAGTTTGCAGGTGCTTTCAGATAAAACTTGTACCGATCTCGATTTTGAGGAGCTGTTCATGTTTTTGGATCGCGCGAATTCAAAACCAGGACAACAATACCTGTACAATAAATTGAGAGAGATTCCTTCTGATTCAAAGCATTTAGAGTTGGATGAGGAACTGATCTATAAACTTGCAAATGATTCTGATTTCAGACTTGAGATTCAGATGGAGTTAACAAAACTGGATAAACGGGAGGCTTATTATATTTCCACTTTGTTTCAGGAAGTGCATTTAGAGCAGCCAAAATGGTTTTTTGTGATTCGATTGCTATCCTTTACCAGTATTTTGTCTGTTCTTCTTTTGCCTTTTAATTCTCAATTGTTTTTCGTTTTAATAGGGGTTTTTATTATCAACATCTGCTTTCATTTGTGGAACAAAAAAAACTTGTCGACTTATTCTGGTTCAATTCCCCAGCTCCTGAGCCTTAAGCGTGTTGCGAATAATTTATTTCAACACGAGAGTTTAAAAAAGATCAGCCCAGCTTTGAATGAATCGATTAAAATAATTGATCAGCTTAGAAACCGAATGCTCATTTTTAAATTGGAATCACATATTCAGGGAGATATGCAGGTGATATTCTGGTCTTTTATGGAGCTTATTAAAATACTATTTCTATTGGAACCATTGCTTTTATTTGGTGTATTGAAATGTTTAGATGCTCGTAGAGAGGAAATTGAGACGGTATTCTCTTTTGTCGGACGTGTTGATGCTTTAATTTCCATAGCTTCCTTACGAGAAGGCGAAGAAGCACATTGTATTCCTGAAATATGCGAAGAGAATACCCGAATTATTGGAGATCAAATTTATCACCCATTACTTATCGACTGCGTTGTAAATCATATTAATGTGAATGATAAATCTGTTTTGCTGACAGGTTCAAATATGTCTGGTAAAACTACTTTTATACGGGCAATAGGTATTAATGTAATTACCGGTTTATGCATTAATACTTGCTTTGCTAAATCGATGGTGATTCCGCGCACTTGCATTCATTCAGCCATTCGTATTAGCGATGATCTGATGAATGACAGGAGTTATTACTTCGAAGAGGTTCTCACGATTAAGGATATGATTGACAATGCAGGAAAGGGTACAGCCAATTTGTTCCTGCTCGATGAGATTTTTAAGGGCACAAATACCGTTGAACGGATTTCGGCAGGCAAGGCCGTATTGTCCTCATTGGCAAAAAACGAAAATATTGTTTTTGTGTCTACCCACGATATCGAATTAACCGATTTATTAACGGATGAATACGAATTGTATCACTTTAGTGAAATTGTAAGCGATAAATCGGTCGACTTCGATTACAAATTGAAGGAAGGCAAGCTGAAAAATAGAAATGCCATCAGAATTCTTCAAATTAACGGTTACCCGGATGAGGTAATCCAAGAGGCAATGAGCTTAGCTGAGGAATTAGACCGAAATAAGGTTTTACAAAGCTAA
- a CDS encoding DUF3859 domain-containing protein, giving the protein MNIKIVDYGICKAIGETKKDIVPGSTTGYFLHSDDMEFVEKTNLIHPKVGLSFGISYQFEIDSEEAELVDFVSRIRHPKLVNPISKEQFIETTEEKDCYSDELGYDFYTFELDWEMQLGEWIFEIIYDDKIMCSQTFILRE; this is encoded by the coding sequence ATGAATATAAAAATAGTTGATTACGGAATTTGTAAAGCGATAGGAGAGACCAAGAAAGACATTGTTCCGGGTAGTACAACAGGATACTTTTTGCATTCTGACGATATGGAGTTTGTGGAAAAAACCAATCTTATTCATCCTAAAGTAGGATTGAGTTTTGGGATCAGTTATCAATTCGAAATTGATTCAGAGGAAGCGGAACTTGTTGATTTTGTGAGCAGAATTAGACATCCTAAGTTGGTGAATCCAATTAGTAAGGAACAATTTATTGAAACAACGGAGGAAAAAGATTGCTATAGTGACGAGTTAGGCTATGACTTCTATACCTTTGAATTAGACTGGGAAATGCAGCTGGGGGAATGGATTTTTGAGATTATCTATGATGATAAGATAATGTGCAGCCAGACATTTATTTTGAGAGAATAA
- the purU gene encoding formyltetrahydrofolate deformylase codes for MSENNVNAFLLFTCPDKNGIVAKITQFIYEIGGNIIDLDEHVNQNQQFFSLRIAWNMSNSTIPASKLHETFEPLAKKFDAHWRIEFSNQKQRVAIFVSKYDHCLQEILWRYNMSEYDIEIPLIVSNHPDLKPIADAAGIPYYVFPITKETKQEQEANEIALLREHNIDLVVLARYMQVLSPNFIREFKNKIINIHHSFLPGFVGGNPYKQAYERGVKMIGATSHFVTEDLDEGPIIEQDIMRITHKDTIKDLIRKGRDLERIVLARALAYKAEHRIIVDGTRTIVF; via the coding sequence ATGTCTGAAAATAATGTAAACGCATTTTTACTCTTCACTTGTCCCGATAAAAACGGGATTGTAGCCAAAATCACTCAATTTATTTACGAAATAGGCGGCAACATCATCGATTTGGATGAGCATGTAAACCAAAACCAGCAGTTTTTCTCTTTACGAATTGCATGGAACATGTCTAACTCAACAATTCCGGCTTCCAAGCTTCACGAAACGTTCGAACCACTGGCCAAAAAGTTTGATGCACATTGGAGAATCGAATTTTCAAATCAGAAGCAACGCGTAGCCATTTTCGTTTCGAAATACGACCATTGTCTGCAGGAAATACTTTGGCGCTATAACATGAGTGAGTACGACATCGAAATTCCTTTGATCGTATCGAATCACCCGGATTTAAAACCTATTGCTGATGCTGCCGGAATTCCATACTATGTTTTTCCAATTACCAAGGAAACCAAACAGGAACAGGAAGCCAACGAAATTGCTTTACTAAGAGAACACAATATCGATTTGGTGGTGTTAGCCCGTTACATGCAGGTTTTATCGCCCAACTTTATTCGTGAGTTCAAAAATAAAATTATCAACATACATCACTCTTTTTTACCAGGCTTTGTTGGTGGAAACCCATACAAACAAGCTTACGAACGAGGGGTAAAAATGATTGGAGCTACCAGTCACTTTGTTACCGAGGATTTGGACGAAGGACCAATTATTGAGCAGGATATTATGCGTATCACCCACAAAGACACCATTAAAGATTTGATCCGAAAAGGCCGCGATCTGGAGCGGATCGTACTGGCCCGTGCCCTTGCCTACAAAGCAGAGCACCGCATTATTGTGGATGGTACCCGTACGATTGTTTTTTAA
- a CDS encoding 6-phosphofructokinase has product MKESVVILCGGGPAPGINTVISSVGKVFLKNGYRVIGLHEGYKGLFSKDRKMEELDFETLDGIFTRGGSHLKMSRFKPKNSDFSTDFFVENNVKLLVTVGGDDTASTANRISKYLEENKVNISNIHVPKTIDNDLPLPEGSPTFGFHSAKDEGVKIATTVYEDARTSQNWFVLAAMGREAGHLAFGIGTACHFPMIIIPEMFNKTNISAEKIAQLVISSIIKRRIMGLNYGAAIISEGVFHFMSDEEIKSTGVNFTYDAHGHPELFNVSKAHVFNMVIQRKMKTYNLNIGTRPVELGFEIRCCRPIGFDLSLCTLLGNGVYTLFKQGHSKCMVTVDPVGDTSPLFLKDVEDENGKVKPRLVDVNSQRVQSVLNYNLHYLTAEDVEAAKEYLPDAENYIFSKILNWE; this is encoded by the coding sequence ATGAAAGAATCTGTTGTAATTCTGTGTGGTGGTGGTCCGGCTCCGGGCATAAACACCGTGATTAGTAGTGTAGGAAAAGTATTTTTAAAAAACGGTTATCGGGTAATTGGTTTGCACGAAGGCTACAAAGGTCTTTTCTCCAAAGATCGTAAAATGGAAGAACTAGACTTTGAAACTCTTGATGGAATCTTTACAAGAGGCGGTTCACATCTAAAAATGAGTCGTTTCAAACCAAAAAATTCAGATTTCTCAACCGATTTTTTTGTTGAAAACAATGTAAAACTATTGGTTACTGTGGGGGGTGATGATACAGCATCTACTGCAAACCGAATTTCAAAATATCTGGAAGAAAACAAGGTAAACATCTCTAACATTCACGTACCAAAAACCATCGACAACGATCTTCCTTTGCCGGAAGGATCTCCAACATTTGGTTTTCACTCAGCAAAAGACGAAGGAGTTAAGATTGCAACCACAGTTTACGAAGATGCCCGGACTTCACAAAATTGGTTCGTATTGGCCGCCATGGGACGAGAAGCCGGTCATCTGGCTTTCGGAATTGGTACCGCCTGCCATTTTCCAATGATTATTATTCCTGAAATGTTCAACAAAACCAACATTTCAGCTGAAAAAATTGCTCAATTGGTTATCTCCTCTATCATAAAGAGAAGAATAATGGGCTTAAACTACGGAGCAGCTATAATCAGTGAAGGAGTTTTCCATTTTATGAGTGATGAAGAAATCAAAAGCACAGGTGTAAACTTTACCTACGATGCTCACGGACATCCCGAATTGTTCAATGTAAGCAAAGCGCACGTTTTTAATATGGTAATTCAGCGCAAAATGAAAACCTATAATCTTAACATTGGTACCCGCCCGGTTGAATTGGGATTTGAGATCCGTTGCTGCCGGCCAATCGGCTTTGATCTTAGCTTGTGTACCTTGTTAGGAAATGGCGTTTACACCTTGTTCAAGCAAGGTCATTCGAAATGTATGGTGACTGTCGATCCTGTAGGTGATACTTCTCCTCTATTCTTAAAAGATGTAGAAGACGAAAACGGAAAAGTGAAACCACGATTGGTTGATGTAAACAGTCAGCGCGTGCAATCTGTTTTAAACTACAATTTGCATTATCTTACTGCCGAAGATGTTGAAGCTGCCAAAGAATATCTTCCTGATGCGGAAAACTACATTTTCAGCAAGATTTTGAATTGGGAGTAA